The Methanohalophilus portucalensis genome window below encodes:
- a CDS encoding (5-formylfuran-3-yl)methyl phosphate synthase yields the protein MKLLVSPINNEEAISALKGGADIIDVKNPKEGSLGANFPGVIKGVKDTVGKQKPISAALGDFNYKPGTAALAAYGAAAAGADYVKIGLYDIQTEEQAYEMLAGITEAVRTMDNVPKVVACAYSDYARINSIDPALLPAIGAKAGVDLVMVDTGVKDGRSTFEFLNEAQLKDFVEKAHANGLETALAGSIKFDDIEAIKNIKPDILGVRGIVCGGDRSTSIKQELVEQLRARLS from the coding sequence ATGAAACTGCTGGTTAGTCCTATTAATAACGAAGAAGCAATCTCCGCCCTAAAAGGCGGTGCAGATATTATCGATGTCAAAAATCCAAAGGAAGGCTCTCTTGGTGCCAATTTCCCGGGAGTGATCAAAGGAGTAAAGGATACTGTAGGGAAGCAAAAACCCATCAGTGCGGCTCTAGGGGATTTTAACTACAAACCCGGCACCGCTGCCCTTGCTGCCTATGGTGCAGCAGCTGCAGGTGCGGATTATGTAAAAATTGGCCTGTATGATATCCAGACCGAGGAACAGGCCTATGAGATGCTTGCAGGAATCACCGAAGCTGTCAGGACAATGGACAATGTTCCGAAAGTTGTCGCATGTGCATATTCCGATTATGCGAGAATCAATTCCATCGATCCGGCTCTCTTACCGGCAATTGGTGCAAAGGCAGGAGTTGACCTGGTCATGGTTGATACGGGGGTAAAGGACGGACGTTCCACCTTCGAGTTCCTCAATGAAGCACAGCTTAAGGATTTCGTTGAAAAAGCACATGCAAATGGTCTGGAAACGGCTCTGGCAGGCAGCATCAAATTCGATGATATAGAAGCAATAAAGAACATCAAGCCGGATATCCTGGGTGTCAGGGGTATTGTCTGTGGCGGGGATCGTAGTACATCCATCAAGCAGGAACTTGTAGAACAGCTTCGTGCCCGCCTTAGCTAA
- a CDS encoding CDC48 family AAA ATPase → MVSSNPTINKIEVCVAEAYHRDAGRGIARLNKDLMEKVGAISGDIISIQGKRKTYAVVWPGYLDDAGKAIIRIDGNLRNNAGIGIDDKVTTKKVEAKDAQKITLATNQTIHSKNYSRYIHRILEGRPLDRGQKIRVETVNTPMAFVVTATQPTGPVIVTRNTRLMLKEKPAEQLAGDEQVSYEDIGGLKREIGLMREMIELPLRHPELFQKLGIDPPAGMMLYGPPGTGKTMIAKAVASETEANFLSISGPEIVSKYYGESEQKLREIFDEAEKEAPSIIFIDEIDSIAPKRDEVRGEVERRVVAQLLSLMDGLKSRGKVIVIAATNRPNSIDQALRRGGRFDREIEIGIPDREGRLQVLYVHTRGMPLSNSVNLERIADTTYGFVGADLSSLCKEAAMHALRRLMPRLKIEDEIPPEIMDELTVNAIDFEEARKNVEPSAMREVFLEMADTLWDDIGGMEKVKQDLIEAVEWPLKYPELFEITATRPPRGIMLYGPSGTGKTLLARAAAKESNANFISIKGPELLSRYVGDSEKAVRETFRKARQASPSIVFFDEIDSIAPKRLGNFSGEGGERVISQILTEIDGIEELKDIVIIAATNRPEMVDPALLRPGRFDRLIHVDLPDSAGREAIFDIHLKGKPLSEDVNIHELAGLTDGYCGADIEAICREASMFSIRENVRPAMKREDVKTIAYSIRINNQHFRTAIEKLKNAKAGCEHKDTETEN, encoded by the coding sequence ATGGTCTCCTCCAATCCAACCATCAATAAAATCGAAGTATGTGTGGCAGAGGCATACCACCGTGATGCGGGAAGAGGTATTGCCAGACTTAACAAGGACCTGATGGAAAAGGTTGGAGCAATCAGTGGAGATATAATATCTATTCAGGGTAAGCGTAAAACCTATGCCGTTGTATGGCCCGGCTACCTCGATGATGCAGGAAAAGCCATCATCAGAATTGATGGTAACCTGCGTAATAATGCAGGTATAGGTATCGATGATAAAGTAACTACCAAAAAGGTTGAAGCAAAAGACGCCCAAAAGATCACTCTTGCTACAAACCAGACCATACATTCCAAAAATTACTCACGTTATATTCACCGTATCCTGGAAGGCAGACCACTGGATCGTGGACAAAAGATACGTGTGGAAACCGTCAACACACCGATGGCGTTTGTGGTAACAGCTACCCAGCCGACAGGCCCTGTGATTGTTACCCGCAATACCAGACTGATGCTGAAGGAAAAACCTGCAGAACAGTTAGCAGGAGATGAACAGGTTTCCTATGAGGATATAGGGGGACTGAAACGGGAGATCGGCCTGATGCGGGAGATGATCGAACTACCCCTGCGTCATCCTGAACTATTCCAGAAACTCGGGATCGACCCCCCGGCAGGCATGATGCTTTATGGACCTCCCGGTACCGGGAAAACCATGATTGCAAAGGCTGTCGCAAGTGAAACCGAAGCCAATTTCCTTTCCATAAGTGGCCCCGAGATCGTTTCAAAATACTACGGTGAAAGCGAACAAAAGCTCAGGGAAATTTTCGATGAGGCTGAAAAGGAAGCCCCTTCCATTATTTTTATTGATGAAATCGATTCCATAGCTCCCAAAAGAGATGAGGTCCGGGGTGAAGTGGAAAGACGTGTGGTTGCCCAGTTGCTTTCCCTCATGGACGGCCTGAAATCACGCGGAAAAGTTATAGTAATAGCTGCGACCAACCGACCCAACTCCATTGACCAGGCCCTGCGAAGGGGAGGACGCTTTGACCGGGAAATTGAAATTGGGATTCCGGATAGGGAAGGGCGGCTGCAGGTACTTTATGTGCATACAAGAGGTATGCCCCTTTCTAACAGTGTAAACCTGGAAAGGATAGCAGATACTACATACGGTTTCGTCGGAGCTGATCTTTCCTCACTCTGCAAAGAAGCTGCCATGCATGCACTGCGCAGACTCATGCCCCGGCTGAAAATTGAAGATGAAATCCCTCCGGAAATTATGGATGAACTCACAGTCAATGCGATTGACTTTGAAGAAGCACGCAAAAATGTTGAGCCCTCCGCCATGAGGGAAGTTTTCCTTGAAATGGCAGATACCCTCTGGGATGATATCGGGGGTATGGAAAAAGTCAAACAGGATCTCATAGAAGCTGTGGAATGGCCCCTTAAATATCCGGAACTGTTCGAAATAACTGCCACCCGCCCTCCCAGGGGAATTATGCTTTACGGGCCATCCGGCACAGGAAAGACCCTGCTAGCCCGGGCAGCAGCCAAGGAAAGTAATGCCAATTTCATAAGCATAAAGGGACCGGAATTACTAAGCAGATATGTAGGGGATTCCGAAAAAGCGGTCCGAGAAACTTTCCGCAAAGCACGGCAGGCATCTCCTTCAATCGTTTTTTTCGATGAAATCGATTCGATTGCACCCAAAAGACTGGGTAACTTTAGCGGGGAAGGGGGTGAGAGGGTAATTAGCCAGATTCTGACCGAGATTGATGGCATAGAGGAATTAAAGGATATTGTCATAATTGCCGCCACCAACCGCCCTGAAATGGTGGACCCGGCACTGCTCAGGCCGGGGCGTTTTGACAGACTAATACATGTAGACTTGCCTGATTCAGCCGGAAGGGAAGCAATTTTTGATATTCACCTGAAGGGCAAACCCCTGTCAGAAGATGTGAATATACATGAGCTTGCAGGACTTACGGATGGTTATTGCGGGGCTGATATTGAGGCTATTTGCAGGGAAGCTTCAATGTTTTCAATCAGGGAAAATGTCCGGCCTGCTATGAAGCGGGAGGATGTGAAAACGATAGCTTACTCAATTCGCATCAACAATCAACACTTCAGGACTGCGATTGAAAAACTCAAAAATGCAAAAGCCGGTTGTGAACATAAAGATACGGAAACCGAAAACTAA
- a CDS encoding RNA ligase partner protein: protein MLRQRFIMDTTGLTDIQARQSLGQDTICAGMKEILDLIADARLHLQISCYVPFPSVYNELQEFANNNNCDPEVVAKIDTWLVKKTPDRYEVQIPSRIFHEYVSYMRERINKGMNVAEEAIREASRECLIQNSQAETKQIVERDIDREVVGSVVNKFRNKYRSALRYGILDSAPDIDVLLLAKELDAAVVAKDYGIQKWAEQLGVRFVPAETFPRMLQEYLRHKSR from the coding sequence ATGTTGAGACAGAGGTTTATAATGGATACCACCGGGCTTACCGATATTCAGGCCCGCCAGTCACTGGGACAGGATACCATCTGCGCAGGTATGAAAGAAATTCTGGACCTGATAGCCGATGCCCGGCTGCATCTGCAGATCAGCTGCTATGTCCCCTTTCCTTCCGTTTATAATGAACTTCAGGAATTTGCCAATAACAATAATTGTGACCCTGAAGTAGTGGCAAAGATCGATACCTGGCTTGTCAAGAAAACCCCTGACAGGTATGAGGTACAGATACCCTCCCGAATCTTCCACGAATACGTATCCTACATGAGGGAGAGGATCAACAAAGGCATGAATGTGGCAGAGGAAGCAATACGTGAGGCTTCCCGCGAATGTCTTATCCAGAATTCACAGGCAGAAACCAAACAAATAGTGGAGAGGGATATCGATCGCGAAGTAGTGGGTTCCGTTGTGAACAAATTCCGCAACAAATACCGCTCAGCCCTGCGTTACGGAATACTGGACAGTGCACCGGATATCGATGTGCTACTGCTGGCAAAAGAACTTGATGCAGCCGTAGTTGCCAAGGATTACGGGATTCAGAAATGGGCCGAACAATTGGGAGTGAGGTTTGTTCCCGCCGAAACATTTCCCCGGATGTTGCAGGAATATCTCAGACATAAATCCCGTTAA